ATGCTTTAGCCAGATTTGGAATGTTATCTGATCGGCAAGGCCAGAGCAAATGTCCTGAGGTTAGCCAGTGCTGCCCAGGGTCAGACTCACCCAGGGCAACTTGTTTTGCCTGAATATGAAAGGGCCAATAAGGACATTATCCTTTTGGTAGTTTAAAGgtttaaataccaaaaaaaaaaaagaattattggaGGCAAAGTCAAAATGAATaaagaggaatttttttaaactgatcaTTATTCCCTATGGTATAATTTTGCACGTAGTAAACATTAaattcccccacccacccacccaattaagaaactgaaataaaGAACTTGTTCATAGTCATAATGGGCTTGATGACAAAAGAGCCTAGAATTCAGGGACCTATATTGGACCACTCAGTCACACTAAGAAAATCCCAAACTTGGATTCTGTCATGTGACAGTGATAACTGTTGCTCAGAATAGGTATCCAATAGTTATTTCTTGAATAAGTTCTTAGTACACAGAGGAGACCAGTACATCCGGTGTACTCTGCTTGTCTCCCTGCCTGCCACCCAGGTGAAATAGAAAACTTCACGGAGGAAGACCTTTGTCTCTCCTTCCTTTGATTTCCCTTAGAAATTTAGCCCTTTGGTTTAGATGTTAATATCTATCATCCCTTCCCTAGCCTGAGAAAGGACTGTAACACCAATAATTGACCCAAATTCAATAGCATAATATGTAGCTGTGGGGATAATAAAGCTAGttttctctgtatgacagagaAAACTAGGTTTCTTCAACATACTTAGTTTATTTCTCAGGTATACTATACCACTCCTGGGCTCCAGGGGGCAAATCTAGAATTCCAAGATCAATTTAAGAGCATTAGCCACAGTAGCCAGATCcttgttttctgctttaaaaaacaaagaacacctGCTGCTGAATGCTAGCTGTCAGATGATTATAGTTAgtcaggaaagaggaagaaaaaagccaACGTTAGCACAGGTTATGACAAGTTTCAAAATACTGAGAATGGTTTCCCAGTAAGTAGCTTGAGAATGTAGTTCTTTTAATTGGGTTACCAAATACAGCTTCACCTTCCTAAATCTCACTAGCTACACTGCAGTCACTTGGGGAAAATTCAGGAATGCTTTCTGCCTCCGTTTTAACCCTCTGTGCTTGAGTGCAGTTATAAACATAACCAAAGGTTTGTTTTTCCTGGAATTATTTTTTGGTGCTTCAGCTTTTTGTTCGGCTTAATAGGATATTCTTATGGATTTTTCCTATCTTCAGTTTTCTGCCTTTCTCACTCCCATTTCCAGGAGAGGAAGATAAGTGAAAATTCCTCAAAACTGTATTGTTTTCAACTTTTAGCACCTTGACTGCTGtatgaatatacatatgtgtgaataagaaaaaatttaataaaaaatttaaaaatgtgtgaataattttaaatcattaataAATTTCTAAACTAGGTATTGTCAACTTTTCATATAGTGAGGAAAATTACCTGTGCATAGAAGAGTCAAATGAATTTCTCGTGTTATGGTTTATACAGGTAAAATATAAAGATTAATAGCTAACCCTATGCGCCAaactatttaaatgtttttacttgCAGTATATTATTTACATATCATAATGCACTTAATAGAGAATACTGTAACATTCCTTAAAGGAAGAAGTTTGTGTGTAGTAAGCGCATTACAAACCACACCTTAGGCAGCACAGAATCAGGAAAAATCAGTGTGTAATATGAAAAAGATGCAATCTCTTTTTGACTCTATAAATGCTATGGTACGTGTTCCTATATGCtctcaaagaaaggaaacagcagcttttaaaatGATCTCAGTTACCTCTTGTCCTGTCTGCCTAAAATCAGAATTCAAATATCAAAATtaagtagttttcattttttttaatgaaacagtaCCATTATTTGTTAGTTCACATTGTATTACATTATCATAAAGTTACTTAGACAGAGACCATTTTCATGATTTTAGAAGAGGTACACTTCTAAAGCTCTCGTGGCTGAAGTTTAGTCTTTAAATCCATTTTCTCACAAACTATTGCTTGTTGGCTAGAGTTAACATCTTCCTCACCAAACAGTGGTGTTTCCACCATGCCAGGGTGTTGGACGATATTTGAGAGGTTTAAATGCCCTTAGTTAATACAGTTTGCTGACTGTATCCATCACATTGTCACACTGCAGGGAATGAATTTCTCACGTTCCCATTTTGAACACATGAGATTAACGAGCAAAAAAAGGGAACTAAATAGCATGCTTGGGTGAGCAGGGTATTCAAAATTCCAAACACAGCTGATAAGTCTAaatctgttcctttctcttctaacCACATTCCTTTATTGACTCAGACATACACACATGGCTTCAAATAATCTCCTGTTAGGTCTGGGCTAttaataatatacttttttttcctcaagaactgaacttttcattttattctgaacTTTTAATATTACTTTAATACACAGGTTATATATGTTTAgtacagaaagacagaaaatgcaggcaagcaaaaacaacaaaacaaacctagccacctagagagagaaaatgttaCCTTCACAGTTTTTTGGCAGGCATACGAACACGTATAACAaatggggcacgggttcaatccctggtcaggaaactaagatcccgcatgctaagATCCTGTGTGCACcgcgtggccaaaataaaaattaattaattaacaaatggGGTCATACTATGGGTAATCAGATTGCTGGACATTATACCatgaacatctttccatttcaataAATACTGCATCGTTATTCTTCAGAGTAAGGCTGAAACATGAGTTAAATAACCCCCTGTTGTTAGGAATACATAAAACTGGACTCGGTTCTTAACTATAGAAACATTATTGATTTAAAAGATTTGATTTATACCAGGTGGATGAGTTCTGACCCAGAGGGACTGTAGTACTTTTCCCTACAAACATCCCACTTCCTGGCTACTTAGACTTTCTTGTCACAAAGCCTGAGCAAGTAAGCTTATTGGCCGGGCTCCTGGGCCCAGGAATGCTGCTGCTGCCGTTAATAGCTGTGTGAACAGTCCATCTATGGGCAACAGGCAGCCCGCCTGGGTACCTGAATGTTTTCTGACTTAGGCCTGTGCTTCCCATGCTGACATTTAGACTAGATACCTTCTCCCGGCAAGGTGATGAGAGATTCACAAGTAGAAGAGAAAGCCTACAGTTTGCATCTCAGAGATGGAATAAAACCAAGATGTCTTCTCCAAAGGCTGTGCCGACTGAGCTGGAACCAAGAAATGACAGCAACTCCTGGtgtgcctgccctgccctgggacACACGTGGGCGGAATGAGGCTGCTGTCTGGAATGTCTTTGCCAAGCCCACGGGGCATGGGGGGTGCTATCCAATAACAGAAACTCAGGTTTCATCTGCAACACAAGAAGTGGAATAAaggtctttccttttctttctttctttttttttttagacacttagatataactttatttttatcattacaaACAATACATTTAAGGGTCTTTTCTAAAACTGAGCAAAGCATAcattaaactaaagaaaaaaatggcttcCAAGTGAGGGAACTTTTTCATATGGTTTCAGTGAAAACACAGTCCTGGCATTGTTATCTATTGGAACGAAAGCAAGGAAGACTTCTTTCTTCATGGTCACCCCACACGTGACTGTGACATCTCTGAACAGCCACATCCCCTGGTTTTTAAGGCAGTCCCCTGTCTGACCTTGAGCTGAGGGACCTGACCCCCAGGTACCTAGTGCCCCTCTGATGGAATAGGAAAAACTACTTTTTCCCTGGAATTATTTTCTGGTGCTTCAGCTTTTTGTTCAGCTTAATAGTATATGCTGACGAATCCTCAGGGATTTTTCCTACCCTGATTTCTGTTTTTCCCACTTCCAtttccaggagaggaagggcgAGGAGGCCAGGATGACCCCTTCAGAGGGTAGTTCAGGAGCCTGAAAGAGTCTCTATGACTCGGAAACTAAAACTGCGCCTTCTGTGCTGACGAAAGTTAACGACCGCTTTAGTCAAGTTTGAAACTCCTGCAGGAACACAGTGGAGCAGATTCCTGGCATCTGGCCCCGTGTCCCTTACGGATGCGCCAAGAAAAAAACGTCACCTAAAAAAACTTATACTTGTTCCTGCTGTGTTCctgaattgtaaaaaaaaaagaaattctgtcgTTTGAAACCTGTCCCGAGATAGGGTTAACTAGCAATCCTTGGAACTAGtggaattcaaaaaaaaaaaaaaagccattgtaCCGAGTCGCCCGGGAGCAGTTGGGAAGTCTGGCGCGAAAGGGGTGGCTTCCTCCGCCACCACCGGGTTTTGTTCAGCAGCCGGGCCCGAGTGGGTGGTGGGCAGGCCCCGGAGGCCCCCGATCCCAGCGCACGGCAGGGCCGCCCCTCGGAGAGGACCCTTGTCACCCGGTGTCCCCGGCTCGGGCGTCAGCGGGAGGCCGCAGGAAGCCCCGGAAGGGCGGAGACAGGGAACGGGCGCGGGCTGCGGTGACTCAGCCTGGAGCGCGGGGGCGGGAGCAAGCGAGGGGAGGCGAGTCAGCGCGCTCAGCCGGGTGGCAGGGcgggcggcagcgccgggcccgAAGGGGTTAAGTGGGTGGTACCGGCAACGCCCCGccctccaggccccgccccccggaGGCCGAGGCGCCCGGCCCTATTTATAGCCGCGGTGACCAGATCCCAGTGTCTCTCCCGCAGGCCCTGGCGGCGGATTTTCCGAGCACCGCGCTCGCGCAGCGGCCCCGCGCCCCCAGCCAAGGCGCCATGGAGCGGCCGGCGCCCCTAGCCGTACTCCCCTTCTCGGACCCTGCGCACGCGCTGAGCCTACTGCGCGGCCTGAGCCAGCTCCGCGCCGAGCGCAAGTTCCTGGACGTGACCCTGGAGGCAGCGGGAGGGCGCGACTTCCCGGCGCACCGCGCCGTGCTGGCGGCCGCCAGCCCCTACTTCCGCGCCATGTTCGCCGGGCAGCTGCGCGAGAGCCGCGCTGAGCGGGTGCGCCTGCACGGCGTGCCGCCCGACATGCTGCAGCTGCTGCTCGACTTCAGCTACACGGGCCGCGTGGCGGTGAGCGGCGACAACGCCGAGCCGCTGCTGCGCGCCGCCGACCTGCTGCAGTTCCCGGCCGTGAAGGAGGCGTGCGGCGCCTTCCTGCAGCAGCAGCTCGACCTGACCAACTGCCTGGACATGCAGGACTTCGCTGAGGCCTTCAGCTGCGCGGGGCTGGCGAGCGCGGCGCAGCGCTTCATCCTGCGCCACGTGGGCGAGCTGGGCGCCGAGCAGCTGGAGCGGCTGCCCTTGGCGCGGCTGCTGCGCTACCTGCGAGACGACGGGCTGTGCGTGCCTAAGGAGGAGGCCGCCTACCAGCTGGCGCTGCGCTGGGTGCGCGCCGACCCGCCGCGGCGCGCCGGGCACTGGCCGCAACTGCTCGAGGCCGTGCGCCTGCCTTTCGTGCGCCGCTTCTACCTGCTGGCTCACGTCGAGGCCGAGCCGCTGGTGGCCCGCTGCCCGCCCTGCCTGCGCCTGCTGCGCGAGGCGCGCGACTTCCAGGCGGCGCGCTACGACCGCCACGACCGCGGGCCCTGCCCCCGGATGCGCCCGCGCCCCTCCACCGGCCTCGCGGAGATCCTCGTGCTGGTGGGCGGCTGCGACCAGGACTGCGACGAGCTGGTCACCGTCGACTGCTACAATCCGCAGACGGGCCAGTGGCGCTACTTGGCCGAGTTCCCTGACCACCTGGGCGGGGGCTACAGCATCGTGGCGCTGGGCAACGACATCTACGTGACGGGTGagtgggctgggggctggtcagGAGGACTCTGGGCCGCCCGGACCCCCGCCCCGCTGGGGGAATACATCCACCTGCAGGAGAACCCACAATACCTGGAACCCCGAGACCGCAGCTGGGTGCAAGAGGccacttcccttccccctcctcccccaggctggCACGCACGTACGTTTCTAAGGTTGATACTTAAGATCTAGAAGAAGAACCCCTTGTGTGAGTGGGACAAGTAGCTGTTCGTGGGTCTCTTCCCAGCACGCAGGACCTGCCTAGGCAGCCGCCTCCTTGCCCGGGTGGTGCCCCCATTAGGTTGCAGGACAGTGGGGCAGTCGCCCTGCACAATgagtgctttctttttctccctaagGAATCTGGGGACGGGCCAGGGACTGACGCCCTGGGATACATCCattctcccccccgccccccacgggGGGTTTCGCCCTCATGGCTGAGCAGCACACTTGATCACCAGTGACAGGGCTTGCACCTAGGCCCCGCGCTTGGGTCACGTGGTGTTTAGGCTGCTCCCTGCCCAGCGACTGTAAACAGAGTCACATGCTAAGCGGTTTTCTTCCAGCTACTTGGCCCAAACCCCAAAACACTGCCGAGTCATGCTGGGCGTGTCCCAGCCCGCCCTAGTCCTGGGCATCTCCCACATTTTTCGTTAAAGATAAGTCCCAGTTCAAACATGAGTCTACCTCCTTgagtggggtgaggaggggcGGTCTGTGTGACGGCTATATAAGGAAAGAACCGACCAAGCCTGCACTTGGGGCCTGCAGAGGGCTGGATCAGGCAGGGAGGCCCCGGCTGTGCCATCACAGCGCTGTGTCCAGCCTGGCACGGTCCAGAGAAAGCCGGCTCTGAGCTGACAAGTGGGGCGCGTCCCGGCCTAAGGACAGGCTCGGCTCTGTGGCCACAGCTTCCTGGGCCTGCAGCTCCAGGTCCAGCCTCTGCGGGAATCTGCCAGAATCAGTCCCTTTCCAACCTGAGGTTGGCCCTGTGTTGTCTGGggaccaccatccccaccctcccaccaCAGAAGTCTGGCCGGTGAACTCCCAGAACTGGTCAGACTCGCCCCAACTTTGCACACCCTTCCATAAATGTCTCAGCTGAGCAGCTAATCCTCTGGATTTAGACAGGTGGCTGAGTCGGCCCCTACAGCTGCCTCCAGGGAATTTCACGGGGCAGGGGGATGAGAAAGCGACTTCAGCTGCCTTTGACACGGTTCTCCTTTGGAAGGAAGAAGGCTTCAGCTGCCTTTGACACAGTTCTTCTTTAGAAGGAagaaggcaggcagagaggaCTTTACAGGGACCCTGCCGTCTCCCTCTAAAAGCTCAGGGCTATGAACCGGATAGAGTGTCAGGCCGGCTCTGCTCTGCCCTGTGGCCCCAGCCTTGGGGGCAGTAGAGGAACACAACCCCCAGGCTTCCTGGGGTCCCTTCAGACTGTGGGAATTCTAGTGTGAGCCTGGTTTAATTTGTGGCTATAGCCAGTACCACTGGgctttgtttggttggttttaagccttttctttgaaatatagACAGAAAAGCATACATCATACTTGTACAGCTCGATGAGTTTTTCCAAACAAAACATGTCAGTGACTTGCCTATAAATCAAGAAATACAACCCCAGAAGTCCACTGATagcatcactttcttttttttctttgcctcacCATGCAGGGTCTtggttcccaaccagggattgaacccgggccccctgcagtggaagtgcagagtcttaaccactggaccgccagggaagtccccgtagcATCACTTTCTGTGTTAGGTTTCTTGCCTGCAGGGTGCTGTAGATCTCCTCCCAACTCATCCTGGCACAGCCTTGGCTCGGGGCTGCCCGGGAAGCCTAGAATTGGGTGAACAAGTCCCCGGGCCCCCCACCCACATGCTCTGTGGAGCTCCCAGGAGCATGGACCCTAAGACCTGGTGCCCCAGTCCAGCTGAGGTGTTTGACCGCTTGTGCGGGGGTCCAGACTGAGATTGCTGTTTACTTAGAATGGCGGCCCCTGGGCCTTGGCTTGGCCCGTGGAGATTTGGTGGTGCTCTTATGGCCGTCCTCCTGGGCAGCGGTCAGCCTAGGCATTGCTGGGGCCCCTGGCCCAGCCTTGGTGGGAGACGATGCGTGTTTGCCTGGAGTCAGGTGAGGGTTATTCCTCCCCCGAGATGAGAGGgctctctttccccctctcaGAAATCCAGGGAATCGCGGGTGCGTGAATCACCCTGAGTCCGTGTGGGCTGACCATCTGCACGTTGTCTGCCCCGGCAGGCGGGTCCGATGGCTCCCGGCTCTACGACTGCGTGTGGAGGTACAACTCAAGCGTGAACGAGTGGACGGAGGTGGCGCCCATGCTGAAGGCCCGGGAGTACCACAGCTCCTCCGTGCTGGATGGGCTGCTGTACGTGGTGGCCGCAGACAGCACGGAGCGCTACGACCACACCACCGACTCCTGGGAGGCCCTGCAGCCCATGACCTACCCCATGGACAATTGTTCCACCACGGCCTGCCGAGGCCGGCTCTACGCCATCGGCTCCCTGGCCGGCAAGGAGACCATGGTGATGCAGTGCTACAACCCAGACGTGGACCTATGGTCGCTGGTGGACTGCGGCCAGCTCCCGCCCTGGTCCTTTGCCCCCAAGACAGTGACTCTGAATGGACTCATGTACTTCATCAGGTGAGTCCTTGGGGGCCAAGGCCACTGCGTGATCTTTTTTTACCAGGTCCTGTGCTAAGCTCATCTTTACTgttctccccatttcacagatgaggaaactgaggccacacTGGGCTCTAGGGCTGGGTCTGTCTGACCCGGAGCCTTTGTTCTGCCCCCCATTCTTTAGAACGGTTTCTGTGGCCTCTGAGGATCCCAAGTGGGATGGAGCTAGGTCCTCGCAGAGAACTTTCTGAGATTCATAGCAGCTGAatcaattgtgtctctttggctGGACTTCGCCTGGTGGGTCCCACTAAAAGCCCTTGTTTGTCTCACGTGCCCTTTACTAAAAGGCCACACCTACACCTGAGAGGGAGTCTGAATCTTAAACAGACCAGAGGAGAGCTTTCTGGACACTTGAGTCTTTGGGGTGGGGTGGCCTTGATAGCGGGACCCCTTGCTCACCAGCGGGCTGGTGCCAGGCGGAGGGATCAGCCCCGCCCCCTCTGCAGAAAGCAGCGCTTGTACGTTCAGTGCGTGTCCGCAGGCTCTGTCTTTCCTTTTCCGCATGGCCTGGCACAGGGAGGGCTGGTGAGTCTTGCTGAAAGAATGCTGTTCTCCAAAGATCGCGCAGCCACCCAGGACCAGGGAGAAGCCTGGCACTGAGCGGGCACAGAGCTGCCTGTGGGAACAATGACAGTAGTTAGCCTGTTGGGGTCCCCAATGGACCGAGCTCTGGTTGCCTGTTTCATGGGCATTTTCACAGCTGACTGTCTGCTGAGATGGGCACCTCTggcatccccatttcacaggtggcaAAACAGAGACTCAGAGGGGTGAGGGACTTGCTCACAGCCACAGGCTTGAAGTCGTGGCACACGGTTAAAACCAAGGACATCCAGCCCAGGTGCCACGTGCTGTCAGCACATCACAGCCTCCCTGGGCCAGGCTATGGCCTCGGCAGCCTGCAGCGGAGCTGGGCGGCCGATGGGTCACCGTGCATCTGTGAGCCTCGATGGCTTGTCACAGCGAAACGTCCCCTCCTGATGGGCCAGTAGGTGTCCAAGGAACTAGGGGCTCCCAGCCGCTGCTCGCAGCTCCTGCGTACGTGTGCACGTACATACATGCTTGTAGGTGCGTGTGCGGGCTGCTCCCCTCCCTGGCCTGGAGCCTGCCTGAAGCCACGGGACCAGGagggaagggtaaggtgtgaACGGCCATCCCCTCTGTCCCCTTTCCGCCTGCGACTTTGAATTGGGAGCCTCTGAGGACGGGGACACTGTTCTTCTCGGCCCACGGCCCCTCGCTGTCtgagctgcccctcccccagactCGAGGCGCCTTCCCAGGCTTTCGGGGAGAACACATTTGGAACTGAGGTGGTGTGGCTTGTCACGCAGGTGGCCAAGGGGCCAGGCCTCCCCGTATCCTAGGAAGTGAAGATCTGCTCTGAGAAAGCCCCAGAATCCCAGCCCGCTCCCAGTCCCGTCATAAAACATCATCTGACCCTTCggctctccctcccccaagccgTGTCTTCAAAGATGGGGGTGGACATGGCTATAAATACAACTCGAGGGTGCCTGAACCTGGGCCTCGGCCCCTCGTGGCAGTTCCAGGCTGTGCGACTTCGAGAACGTCCTCCCCTTATCCCCCACCCCCTCCGCTGTGGTCCTAGAACAAGAGGTGCCCAAGGACCGGTCTTTGGAGGGAAGGCCCCTGTGCCTTCCCCCTCCTGGTCGGGGTCACTGGTCAGCTGCTGAACGGCCCCACGTGTGAGCATTAGGGTGCCCCCCCAGGTCCCCTGTGAGCCTTTGTACAGGGTCGCCTGAGCCATGGGGGCCCCGGGAGGTGGGCTCAGCCCTGCTCACTGCGCACTGCCACCACCAGACCGGCCGGGAGGGTGAGTGGTCTAGAAGGGCAGCCTGTTGAGTAGTGGGGGCCTGGCCTCAGCTGAGAGTGGGGGCGAGGCCAGGGGCCTGGGTCTCGTGCGCCTGGGCGTCCCCGCGCCCTGTCCACGCACGCTGGCCCCTCGGCCGCATCGCACTGCTCAGAGTGCCGCCTGTCGGGGTGGCTCCGGTCCCCAGGGAGGGTCCACGCTGCGCGGGGGCGTCAGCCTGTGGGTTGCCGCTGCCCTGGGCCGTGAGCAGCGACCGCCGGCCCCCGCCTCCAGCGGCGCTCCGCCTCGGTCCCCACTTGACGTGGCTCCCGGGCTGGGCTGTGCTGGCGCCCGCGGAGGCAGAAGCCGAGAGAGCCTCATCCAGCCTGGCACCTTCTGGCTGCAGCTCCTGTGTCTCTGCAGGGGTCGGGGGGCAGCCCAGCGGATTCCCATATCAATTAGCATCTTATGCGCCACAAACTCAGGATGGCTTTTACGTTCTGTGGCGGGAGGAGAAAATCAAAGTGAGAGTAATACTTCGTGACATGTGAAAagttatgtgaaattcaaatttgtgtCCATAACTAAGGTTTTATGGGGATGCAGCCAGCCCCTCTGTTTATACGACTGTGGCTGCATTTGTTCTCAGCTTCAGCGCTGGGGACCTGCTACAGAGACTGTCTCCTTGGCAAGccctgaaatatttactctctggccttcCTGCTGACCCCTGACCTGTGACCATCGTTACGGTCAGTACTCCTATTTGGGGGGTAGTGTCTTTGTTTTTCAAGGCTGTGCCTTTGAGCCTTGTGTTGCAGGGATCGGGAGCCTGTCAGACaggatggaaggagcctgggccCAAAGGGGAGGGCAGTGCTGGTGTCCTTATTCCTGGGCCGCTGGTCACCCTGCCGGGCACGTAGGGTGCAGCAGTGAGTGGCGTGGGATCGAAGGACTGACGGTGGTGGGAGGGCAGTGGCCGAGCAGCGGTCCAGGGCACGGGGGCTGTGCGGTGGGCCGGGAGGCCTGGCCTAGACTGGTCAGCCATGGAAGGCTGTCCTGAGAGGTGGCACAGGTGAGCCGAGGAAGGGTGAGTTGAGACTGGTGGGAGGGCCCACTATCAGTTCAAGATCTGAGGCCAGGCTGGGTGACCACAGCGAAGGGAGGGGCAGCTGTGTGGGTGCCGGGCTGTGGGGAAGCGTTGCAGCACCCGAGAGCACGATCTTTGGGTTTGTGGAGCGTGGCTGGGTTCAGGCCTCAGAGCCCAGGTCAGATAGGTGTGGGTGCCTGAAATCAGCCGCTGCAAACCAGGGATAGGGTCCCACTGGCCGGTGAGCTACCAGGTAGCATCACAGAGGTCCCCAAAGGAGATGGGCCCGGAGGACCCTTCCCTCCAGCCCTTCACACTCAGGTGCTGCCTAGTCACTCTGACccattcttcctcctccttccccccctcCACTCCCCAGGGACGACTCTGCTGAGGTGGACGTATATAACCCCACCAAGAACGAATGGGATAAGATCCCATCCATGAATCAGGTAAGTTTGCAGACACGCCAGCAATGGGAGCACAGGCTGGTCCTAGTTTCCAACCAAAGTGTCAGCGTAAGTTTGGGGTGTAGTCCTGGTGGGCAGGGCCCTGTGTCGGGCCCTTTCCTGGTGTTGCGTTCCTGAACAGAGGGCTGGCATTGTCCTCAACCTGTACTCGAGGGTCACTGAAACAGAGACCTTAAATAAGatgccagggtcacacagcttagTGAGTTCATCCATTCGGACCAGTGTTCATTGAGTACCTGCCATGAGCCAGAGAGCACGCTGGGGAAGTGTTCCACAGagggacagcaagtgcaaaggccctggggcagggcaTGCCTGGTGTGTTCATGGAACAAGCCCTCAGCCTACTGTGGCTGAAGAAGAGTGAACGAGGGGGCGACAGAGGGGTGAGGTCAGACAAGGAGGTCTTTGGGGATTGACCGTGGGAGTGCACTTATTTAGCACCTGCTGTGTACCCACACTTTTGCTGCTTAATGGGGTCTCACCTCTCTTTGCTGATTGAGAAGAGGGTGCTGAGTTTGACAGTGTGATAGAGCCAGGAAGGCTAGGTGGCTTTTGGCTACCTGAGCAATCTCCTTAGTCCCAGATACACATCTACACCCGcctatatctttattttctgtcttccttaaAATTTCCAAAcctgggagttctctggtggtccagtggttagcatgtccaccgcagggggcatgggtttgatccctggtcagggaactaagatcctgcaagcaagCTGtgcagagtggccaaaaaaaaacacaaaaaaaatttccaaacctGCTGTCCTGATACCTCTACAgcttatttaacatctttaggggaattccctggcagtccagtggttaagactcctcactttcactgccaagggcccaggttcaatttcTAGTCAGGGGACTGAgatatcccacaagccacgcagcacagccgccaaaaaaaaaaaattttttttaataaaataaataacatctttAACAGTTAGGAAATATAACTTTGGTTTTCCCCATAATGAGATACACATACCCATTATAGCAGTCTTGGGAAAGATGGGATAGTCCAGCCTCGTGGTTCAGAGCCCAGGCATTAgatcaagtcccagctctgctgctgtcAGCTGTGTGaggctcagttttcccatctgtaagatgggggagaacagggcttccctggtggctcagtggttaagaatccgcctgcaccggcaggggaaacgggttcgatccctggtccgggaagatcccacatgctgtagagcaactaagcccatgtgccacaactactgagcctgtgctctagagcccgcgagccacaactactgaagcccacgtgcctagagcccgtgctgcacaacaagagaagccgctgcagtgagaagcccgtgcaccgcaacgaagagtagcccccgctcgctgcaactagagagagcccgtgtgcagcaacaaaaacccattacagccaaaaataaataaataattgggtGTGGGGGAAGATGGGGAGAACAGTCATGCCTGCTTTGCAGGGCTGTTGCTGCTCACGGGGAGAGTGCCTCCATGGCCCCTTGACCACCATAGAGACCTGCTGTGGCGTGTGACCCCCGGGGATGGAGCCGCCTGTGTCCTAGCTGGGGTGTAGGAAGTGCCAAGGCTGCCCCTCCCAAGGGCCCCAGGCACCTTCCCCATGAAGGGGGGCCCTGGGGCTCGCCCCTGCCCTGGCTGCCAGCCTCCACTCACCGCCCCCCTTGGCCCACAGGTGCATGTCGGGGGCAGCCTGGCCGTCCTTGGAGGGAAGCTCTACGTCTCTGGGGGCTA
This genomic stretch from Kogia breviceps isolate mKogBre1 chromosome 1, mKogBre1 haplotype 1, whole genome shotgun sequence harbors:
- the KLHL21 gene encoding kelch-like protein 21 isoform X1, producing MERPAPLAVLPFSDPAHALSLLRGLSQLRAERKFLDVTLEAAGGRDFPAHRAVLAAASPYFRAMFAGQLRESRAERVRLHGVPPDMLQLLLDFSYTGRVAVSGDNAEPLLRAADLLQFPAVKEACGAFLQQQLDLTNCLDMQDFAEAFSCAGLASAAQRFILRHVGELGAEQLERLPLARLLRYLRDDGLCVPKEEAAYQLALRWVRADPPRRAGHWPQLLEAVRLPFVRRFYLLAHVEAEPLVARCPPCLRLLREARDFQAARYDRHDRGPCPRMRPRPSTGLAEILVLVGGCDQDCDELVTVDCYNPQTGQWRYLAEFPDHLGGGYSIVALGNDIYVTGGSDGSRLYDCVWRYNSSVNEWTEVAPMLKAREYHSSSVLDGLLYVVAADSTERYDHTTDSWEALQPMTYPMDNCSTTACRGRLYAIGSLAGKETMVMQCYNPDVDLWSLVDCGQLPPWSFAPKTVTLNGLMYFIRCMSGAAWPSLEGSSTSLGATTIPLNSPTWWRPTTQRPGRGAWLDGSQNPPSGTAASASSASLCPRRPWGGVALSWTVAAATWVWAGPGRRRTPASCTSPGPARGGPWCR
- the KLHL21 gene encoding kelch-like protein 21 isoform X3; amino-acid sequence: MERPAPLAVLPFSDPAHALSLLRGLSQLRAERKFLDVTLEAAGGRDFPAHRAVLAAASPYFRAMFAGQLRESRAERVRLHGVPPDMLQLLLDFSYTGRVAVSGDNAEPLLRAADLLQFPAVKEACGAFLQQQLDLTNCLDMQDFAEAFSCAGLASAAQRFILRHVGELGAEQLERLPLARLLRYLRDDGLCVPKEEAAYQLALRWVRADPPRRAGHWPQLLEAVRLPFVRRFYLLAHVEAEPLVARCPPCLRLLREARDFQAARYDRHDRGPCPRMRPRPSTGLAEILVLVGGCDQDCDELVTVDCYNPQTGQWRYLAEFPDHLGGGYSIVALGNDIYVTGGSDGSRLYDCVWRYNSSVNEWTEVAPMLKAREYHSSSVLDGLLYVVAADSTERYDHTTDSWEALQPMTYPMDNCSTTACRGRLYAIGSLAGKETMVMQCYNPDVDLWSLVDCGQLPPWSFAPKTVTLNGLMYFIRDDSAEVDVYNPTKNEWDKIPSMNQVHVGGSLAVLGGKLYVSGGYDNTFELSDVVEAYDPETRAWSVVGRLPEPTFWHGSVSIFRQFMPQTPLGGRGFELDSGSSDMGVGRPRPPQNPGELH
- the KLHL21 gene encoding kelch-like protein 21 isoform X2, which codes for MERPAPLAVLPFSDPAHALSLLRGLSQLRAERKFLDVTLEAAGGRDFPAHRAVLAAASPYFRAMFAGQLRESRAERVRLHGVPPDMLQLLLDFSYTGRVAVSGDNAEPLLRAADLLQFPAVKEACGAFLQQQLDLTNCLDMQDFAEAFSCAGLASAAQRFILRHVGELGAEQLERLPLARLLRYLRDDGLCVPKEEAAYQLALRWVRADPPRRAGHWPQLLEAVRLPFVRRFYLLAHVEAEPLVARCPPCLRLLREARDFQAARYDRHDRGPCPRMRPRPSTGLAEILVLVGGCDQDCDELVTVDCYNPQTGQWRYLAEFPDHLGGGYSIVALGNDIYVTGGSDGSRLYDCVWRYNSSVNEWTEVAPMLKAREYHSSSVLDGLLYVVAADSTERYDHTTDSWEALQPMTYPMDNCSTTACRGRLYAIGSLAGKETMVMQCYNPDVDLWSLVDCGQLPPWSFAPKTVTLNGLMYFISFSAGDLLQRLSPWQALKYLLSGLPADP